From the Trifolium pratense cultivar HEN17-A07 linkage group LG4, ARS_RC_1.1, whole genome shotgun sequence genome, the window atcttaaataaataaatatatatctgatgcaattaacaaattgaacggcaaaatgaaaaaagatgagaaaccctaatttaaacgacggcaattaacggataaaaagctgagcgtagaagaaaaagaagaatatgtctgaatctgtgatccgagacaagaaaacgaagagtagtaatacctgttatcgatgtggaagaagaattatcgcgactcaaagaaatagagaagccacaatgttgttgatactttatttatgatgatgatgatatttgatttgatattttatcatatacttatggcttaattagttaaatggtcccttagagtgtgtttggatgaggattttatcatatacttaggttattttgtcgattttagcatccaaacgcactgtaagggaccatttaatgatgcttaatcactttaattcgattcacaccgtgttattcaattagtttatcgcttgcatagattacattgaataggaattgacataaactttgagcgcttagcaaaaagtgttgattgaattcagtaaggatattattctgtcattagtagcgcttgtttactattgcctatgattagttgaacgcatttgacgcttgtttgaatggaattcgtataaaattggtaacgcttaatttaaacgacggcaattaacggataaaaagctgagcgtagaagaaaaagaagaatatgtctgaatctgtgatccgagacaagaaaacgaagagtagtaatacctgttatcgatgtggaagaagaattatcgcgactcaaagaaatagagaagccacaatgttgttgatactttatttatgatgatgatgatatttgatttgatattttatcatatacttatggcttaattagttaaatggtcccttagagtgtgtttggatgaggattttatcatatacttaggttattttgtcgattttagcatccaaacgcactgtaagggaccatttaatgatgcttaatcactttaattcgattcgcaccgtgttattcaattagtttatcgcttgcatagattacattgaataggaattgacataaactttgagcggttagcaaaaagtgttgattgaattcagtaaggatattattctgtcattagtagcgcttgtttactattgcctatgattagttgaacgcatttgacgcttgtttgaatggaattcgtataaaattggtaacgcttaatttaaacgacggcaattaacggataaaaagctgagcgtagaagaaaaagaagaatatgtctgaatctgtgatccgagacaagaaaacgaagagtagtaatacctgttatcgatgtggaagaagaattatcgcgactcaaagaaatagagaagccacaatgttgttgatactttatttatgatgatgatgatatttgatttgatattttatcatatacttatggcttaattagttaaatggtcccttagagtgtgtttggatgaggattttatcatatacttaggttattttgtcgattttagcatccaaacgcactgtaagggaccatttaatgatgcttaatcactttaattcgattcgcaccgtgttattcaattagtttatcgcttgcatagattacattgaataggaattgacataaactttgagcgcttagcaaaaagtgttgattgaattcagtaaggatattattctgtcattagtagcgcttgtttactattgcctatgattagttgaacgcatttgacgcttgtttgaatggaattcgtataaaattggtaacgcttgtttaattcggttttataaatcaaccagaacataagcatataacgaatttattctttgtgaaccatatgatagaatcaagaacgagttacctaagccaatgaattgatcgttttaaatcaattaaatttcacatttttcttacgttctgttaacaaaccaaacccctccataatttacagtttttgaattgtttctaatataGATAAGCCGATTGTGAGTTTtcggagacgaccaaggttaactgccttgtattactttttatttaaattattatttgaccacgaaacgaccgtgatcacatactattcaactttaattaataattataatcatatatataatctcctacaacaacaataacaccaataaaaataatttctccataatcaaaaacaaaaagctatgcacaacaaaaaccaattaacaattaatacacttcaaaaattttggtaaagcaatgacagaaccaacaaattcatcaattggaatcatatgtcatactcatacacaaaTATCTAGAATCCAAAAACTCACTTGTCCAAATTAGAATCATTTTCGTCAGCTGCAGCCTCCAAGCTATTGCGAGCCTCCTCGAGTTTCTCAGCGATCTCAGCATCAGTATAACCCTGATCAATTAACTTGTCTTCAAGAATAACAAGTTTGAGCTGAATCTGACGCTTACGATCATGCTCAAGAATCTCTTTGTTAGCCTTTCTGGAAACACCAGCAGTACCCTGATCTCCTTCAAAGCCCTTCATATTCTCAGCAACCTTGGAAGTTCTCGGCTTGACGAAGAACTTGTTGCTCTGAATGTAGCCATTGGTACCAGACCCTCTTGGAGTTTGTAACCCTATTCCGTTATACATATTGTGACAAAGCAACAACTGtaattgaaaacccaaaaaatcatataagaaaccctaatatcaacttaaattcacagatcttaaataaataaatatatatctgatgcaattaacaaattgaacggcaaaatgaaaaaagatgagaaaccctaatttaaacgacggcaattaacggataaaaagctgagcgtagaagaaaaagaagaatatgtctgaatctgtgatccgagacaagaaaatgaagagtagtaatacctgttatcgatgtggaagaagaattatcgcgactcaaagaaatagagaagccacaatgttgttgatactttatttatgatgatgatgatatttgatttgatattttatcatatacttatggcttaattagttaaatggtcccttagagtgtgtttggatgaggattttatcatatacttaggttattttgtcgattttagcatccaaacgcactgtaagggaccatttaatgatgcttaatcactttaattcgattcgcaccgtgttattcaattagtttatcgcttgcatagattacgttgaataggaattgacataaactttgagcgcttagcaaaaagtgttgattgaattcagtaaggatattattctgtcattagtagcgcttgtttactattgcctatgattagttgaacgcatttgacgcttgtttgaatggaattcgtataaaattggtaacgcttaatttaaacgacggcaattaacggataaaaagctgagcgtagaagaaaaagaagaatatgtctgaatctgtgatccgagacaagaaaacgaagagtagtaatacctgttatcgatgtggaagaagaattatcgcgactcaaagaaatagagaagccacaatgttgttgatactttatttatgatgatgatgatatttgatttgatattttatcatatacttatggcttaattagttaaatggtcccttagagtgtgtttggatgaggattttatcatatacttaggttattttgtcgattttagcatccaaacgcactgtaagggaccatttaatgatgcttaatcactttaattcgattcgcaccgtgttattcaattagtttatcgcttgcatagattacattgaataggaattgacataaactttgagcggttagcaaaaagtgttgattgaattcagtaaggatattattctgtcattagtagcgcttgtttactattgcctatgattagttgaacgcatttgacgcttgtttgaatggaattcgtataaaattggtaacgcttaatttaaacgacggcaattaacggataaaaagctgagcgtagaagaaaaagaagaatatgtctgaatctgtgatccgagacaagaaaacgaagagtagtaatacctgttatcgatgtggaagaagaattatcgcgactcaaagaaatagagaagccacaatgttgttgatactttatttatgatgatgatgatatttgatttgatattttatcatatacttatggcttaattagttaaatggtcccttagagtgtgtttggatgaggattttatcatatacttaggttattttgtcgattttagcatccaaacgcactgtaagggaccatttaatgatgcttaatcactttaattcgattcgcaccgtgttattcaattagtttatcgcttgcatagattacattgaataggaattgacataaactttgagcggttagcaaaaagtgttgattgaattcagtaaggatattattctgtcattagtagcgcttgtttactattgcctatgattagttgaacgcatttgacgcttgtttgaatggaattcgtataaaattggtaacgcttgtttaattcggttttataaatcaaccagaacataagcatataacgaatttattctttgtgaaccatatgatagaatcaagaacgagttacctaagccaatgaattgatcgttttaaatcaattaaatttcacatttttcttacgttctgttaacaaaccaaacccctccataatttacagtttttgaattgtttctaatatagataagccgattgtgagtcttcggagacgaccaaggttaactgccttgtattactttttatttaaattattatttgaccacgaaacgaccgtgatcacatactattcaactttaattaataattataatcatatatataatctcctacaacaacaataacaccaataaaaataatttctccataatcaaaaacaaaaagctatgcacaacaaaaaccaattaacaattaatacacttcaaaaattttggtaaagcaatgacagaaccaacaaattcatcaattggaatcatatgtcatactcatacacaaaTATCTAGAATCCAAAAACTCACTTGTCCAAATTAGAATCATTTTCGTCAGCTGCAGCCTCCAAGCTATTGCGAGCCTCCTCGAGTTTCTCAGCGATCTCAGCATCAGTATAACCCTGATCAATTAACTTGTCTTCAAGAATAACAAGTTTGAGCTGAATCTGACGCTTACGATCATGCTCAAGAATCTCTTTGTTAGCCTTTCTGGAAACACCAGCAGTACCCTGATCTCCTTCAAAGCCCTTCATATTCTCAGCAACCTTGGAAGTTCTCGGCTTGACGAAGAACTTGTTGCTCTGAATGTAGCCATTGGTACCAGACCCTCTTGGAGTTTGTAACCCTATTCCGTTATACATATTGTGACAAAGCAACAACTGtaattgaaaacccaaaaaatcatataagaaaccctaatatcaacttaaattcacagatcttaaataaataaatatatatctgatgcaattaacaaattgaacggcaaaatgaaaaaagatgagaaaccctaatttaaacgacggcaattaacggataaaaagctgagcgtagaagaaaaagaagaatatgtctgaatctgtgatccgagacaagaaaatgaagagtagtaatacctgttatcgatgtggaagaagaattatcgcgactcaaagaaatagagaagccacaatgttgttgatactttatttatgatgatgatgatatttgatttgatattttatcatatacttatggcttaattagttaaatggtcccttagagtgtgtttggatgaggattttatcatatacttaggttattttgtcgattttagcatccaaacgcactgtaagggaccatttaatgatgcttaatcactttaattcgattcgcaccgtgttattcaattagtttatcgcttgcatagattacattgaataggaattgacataaactttgagcggttagcaaaaagtgttgattgaattcagtaaggatattattctgtcattagtagcgcttgtttactattgcctatgattagttgaacgcatttgacgcttgtttgaatggaattcgtataaaattggtaacgcttaatttaaacgacggcaattaacggataaaaagctgagcgtagaagaaaaagaagaatatgtctgaatctgtgatccgagacaagaaaacgaagagtagtaatacctgttatcgatgtggaagaagaattatcgcgactcaaagaaatagagaagccacaatgttgttgatactttatttatgatgatgatgatatttgatttgatattttatcatatacttatggcttaattagttaaatggtcccttagagtgtgtttggatgaggattttatcatatacttaggttattttgtcgattttagcatccaaacgcactgtaagggaccatttaatgatgcttaatcactttaattcgattcgcaccgtgttattcaattagtttatcgcttgcatagattacattgaataggaattgacataaactttgagcggttagcaaaaagtgttgattgaattcagtaaggatattattctgtcattagtagcgcttgtttactattgcctatgattagttgaacgcatttgacgcttgtttgaatggaattcgtataaaattggtaacgcttaatttaaacgacggcaattaacggataaaaagctgagcgtagaagaaaaagaagaatatgtctgaatctgtgatccgagacaagaaaacgaagagtagtaatacctgttatcgatgtggaagaagaattatcgcgactcaaagaaatagagaagccacaatgttgttgatactttatttatgatgatgatgatatttgatttgatattttatcatatacttatggcttaattagttaaatggtcccttagagtgtgtttggatgaggattttatcatatacttaggttattttgtcgattttagcatccaaacgcactgtaagggaccatttaatgatgcttaatcactttaattcgattcgcaccgtgttattcaattagtttatcgcttgcatagattacattgaataggaattgacataaactttgagcgcttagcaaaaagtgttgattgaattcagtaaggatattattctgtcattagtagcgcttgtttactattgcctatgattagttgaacgcatttgacgcttgtttgaatggaattcgtataaaattggtaacgcttaatttaaacgacggcaattaacggataaaaagctgagcgtagaagaaaaagaagaatatgtctgaatctgtgatccgagacaagaaaacgaagagtagtaatacctgttatcgatgtggaagaagaattatcgcgactcaaagaaatagagaagccacaatgttgttgatactttatttatgatgatgatgatatttgatttgatattttatcatatacttatggcttaattagttaaatggtcccttagagtgtgtttggatgaggattttatcatatacttaggttattttgtcgattttagcatccaaacgcactgtaagggaccatttaatgatgcttaatcactttaattcgattcgcaccgtgttattcaattagtttatcgcttgcatagattacattgaataggaattgacataaactttgagcgcttagcaaaaagtgttgattgaattcagtaaggatattattctgtcattagtagcgcttgtttactattgcctatgattagttgaacgcatttgacgcttgtttgaatggaattcgtataaaattggtaacgcttgtttaattcggttttataaatcaaccagaacataagcatataacgaatttattctttgtgaaccatatgatagaatcaagaacgagttacctaagccaatgaattgatcgttttaaatcaattaaatttcacatttttcttacgttctgttaacaaaccaaacccctccataatttacagtttttgaattgtttctaatatagataagccgattgtgagtcttcggagacgaccaaggttaactgccttgtattactttttatttaaattattatttgaccacgaaacgaccgtgatcacatactattcaactttaattaataattataatcatatatataatctcctacaacaacaataacaccaataaaaataatttctccataatcaaaaacaaaaagctatgcacaacaaaaaccaattaacaattaatacacttcaaaaattttggtaaagcaatgacagaaccaacaaattcatcaattggaatcatatgtcatactcatacacaaaTATCTAGAATCCAAAAACTCACTTGTCCAAATTAGAATCATTTTCGTCAGCTGCAGCCTCCAAGCTATTGCGAGCCTCCTCGAGTTTCTCAGCGATCTCAGCATCAGTATAACCCTGATCAATTAACTTGTCTTCAAGAATAACAAGTTTGAGCTGAATCTGACGCTTACGATCATGCTCAAGAATCTCTTTGTTAGCCTTTCTGGAAACACCAGCAGTACCCTGATCTCCTTCAAAGCCCTTCATATTCTCAGCAACCTTGGAAGTTCTCGGCTTGACGAAGAACTTGTTGCTCTGAATGTAGCCATTGGTACCAGACCCTCTTGGAGTTTGTAACCCTATTCCGTTATACATATTGTGACAAAGCAACAACTGtaattgaaaacccaaaaaatcatataagaaaccctaatatcaacttaaattcacagatcttaaataaataaatatatatctgatgcaattaacaaattgaacggcaaaatgaaaaaagatgagaaaccctaatttaaacgacggcaattaacggataaaaagctgagcgtagaagaaaaagaagaatatgtctaaatctgtgatccgagacaagaaaatgaagagtagtaatacctgttatcgatgtggaagaagaattatcgcgactcaaagaaatagagaagccacaatgttgttgatactttatttatgatgatgatgatatttgatttgatattttatcatatacttatggcttaattagttaaatggtcccttagagtgtgtttggatgaggattttatcatatacttaggttattttgtcgattttagcatccaaacgcactgtaagggaccatttaatgatgcttaatcactttaattcgattcgcaccgtgttattcaattagtttatcgcttgcatagattacattgaataggaattgacataaactttgagcgcttagcaaaaagtgttgattgaattcagtaaggatattattctgtcattagtagcgcttgtttactattgcctatgattagttgaacgcatttgacgcttgtttgaatggaattcgtataaaattggtaacgcttaatttaaacgacggcaattaacggataaaaagctgagcgtagaagaaaaagaagaatatgtctgaatctgtgatccgagacaagaaaacgaagagtagtaatacctgttatcgatgtggaagaagaattatcgcgactcaaagaaatagagaagccacaatgttgttgatactttatttatgatgatgatgatatttgatttgatattttatcatatacttatggcttaattagttaaatggtcccttagagtgtgtttggatgaggattttatcatatacttaggttattttgtcgattttagcatccaaacgcactgtaagggaccatttaatgatgcttaatcactttaattcgat encodes:
- the LOC123923776 gene encoding pre-mRNA-splicing factor cwc-21-like; amino-acid sequence: MYNGIGLQTPRGSGTNGYIQSNKFFVKPRTSKVAENMKGFEGDQGTAGVSRKANKEILEHDRKRQIQLKLVILEDKLIDQGYTDAEIAEKLEEARNSLEAAADENDSNLDK